gtaaaaatcaattaaaaattcattactATCTGAGGGTTTTGCGTTGCCCCAATATAAGCCAATTGGAAACACTGATTGAGAATTAGGTCGtatgtaacataaaataggACAAAATGTACTATTGAAACTTTTAGTTAGAGGCAGCCCATCAATTCCAAttaccaattttaaaatgctgcaATTTTCGtggttaaatgaaaaattattttttataccgttGGCAATgccaaaatgaaaatattttcccGGAATAACATCTTTAagacgtataaatgtataatgcttGTAGATGTATCGGTTTTCATTAAAGTCCTCGCATCGGTAGGAAGTGTAGGGTCATaacaagattttaaaatttttaataggtCAGATGTAGCTGTATTTGGTATGCCATGTTTAACAACCCACTCGGCAAGTTGAATATTTGCAGGTACTGGTAATATGACTTGTTCATCAATTGTAAATCGTGGCGACGTTTCATCATTAATTATTCCAGGTTCATCGTTGTCTTCTGAACTAGTATTGTCATCATCACTATTTGACAAAACTACTGCAGTAGATTCTtcgactattattataatagataaaattactataataataataattaactaaataataataatttacaataatattatgaatatcattataaattataattttatttactcaataaatttcaaatgcgaacattacaagtacctatattatgttgtaagagacatattataagatatccatctatatacctatgtacttattgtaaataacttttactattattttaaaatcattgataCAATTCGAAAATTGAAAccgattgaataaaaaaaatgtaattggattttcttcttattatattttatattataacaatatataattatattacaatgatttataatttaacaaattaataatattttatttttatattgatataatattatgctgttttagttttgaattgtgttatatttattatttggaagATGCTACTGGTTATACGcggtatacgtataatatattacgtcatgtatattattatcattaaagtgTATTAACATACTACCATAGAccttatataattatgtgtataaaatcactacataataataatatgttatatcgacatatatattgtattattgttatagtagcAGATGATTTAAGTGGTTATGCAGaccagtctataatattatagacagtaCCTATGCATTTACCCAaggtatataagtacctatcgcCTATACAGGTAATAGTTTTACGGTATTCtcattattagttaatatgcaaaaataaagaAAGTACTTTTTTACGGAACATAATCTATACCCATAACCAGtatattggaatattattatattatttaattattattattattatattatccaaatCTACAATGTACCTATGACAATTTAAGCAAATAGTAACAACCCTACGTTTGTCGGTTAGTTATTGAACAATATATTGTTagatttgtaataatttgtatcatttaaaattttaaagtaaaaaaatcatttaatttcaatttaattgacTGAAAAGTGATAAACGTAATCTATGTAGGTAAATAGAGATTAATTATTTTCGGAAGTTATAAGATTTTATACATTATCgttttagttaataaaaagtttaaaataaataggtaatggaAGAAGtaataatcagtataatataataaataatacaattatatttaaatactaaatgaagattttaattttcaccaataggtacctataatgttccgagtttaaaatatatttaaataaatcagaatttattttattttataaaagtacctTCAGTTAATGAACATGGTTTTGTAGGAAGTGGAATATcgtcaatattatcattattagcaCACATTTGCAATAAGGTAACTGTAGTTTGTTCTGGGATTTCTCCCTGATTAGATTGGTCATCTTCACCTTGCAAATTtgacattatacaatttaactcCTTGTCAACACGCCTCCTTTTGGTAGTTCTACTTAAATTACTCATTTTAAACtactattaatatagttaaggtttcaacaaataaataaattatgagtatTCTGAATTTTATTGCCGTGTTAAACAATTTAGAAAACGAATAGAGCGAAAATAATGATATCAATTAAACATTCAAGCAAACACTTAAAGGATGATTCACACTGAACCGACACTCGCAGACCGGTACCGGAccgacaaattattaattaatataaaataatattccaatttACACTTAACAGACCGTCACCGCGCAGACACTAACCGCACCGTGCCGTACCGACAAACATTCTAATGTTTCATAATGTTTTGTCGGTGCGTGTCGTGTCTGCACGGTTGTCGTCTGGGCGAGGAGGGTTGGGGTATGAAGGCGATAACGACGTTCATCTactaaaatagaatataaaaatataatataatattaaattattatatttatcacaatATTGATTCAGTATGTTAATAACCTTGAAcctagtacctacgtattttattaGTCAAGTCtacaactatttttaaaaaatggacAATGAAGTTTTAATTGAGCTAGTTAGAGCTAGGAATTGCTTATATGATTTAAGTCACAAAAAGTATAGTGACTATTCATTTAAGGAATCAATATGGAAGGAAATTGGACAAGAAATGAATCAGCCAAGTAAGTAACACTCCTATACTTCTAaagttaattaacatttatttaaaataagattcttgtttattaaaagttatatagttatatattttgagtaattttataatgaaaaaacttaaaaccaatgtacctatagataaatatttatgataatacatttaaatttaagtaaaaaaaaagcttaaaaattatatttattttaattccttaCTAAACGGATTTGCATTcaacgatttttaaaataacttattccCATGGCAGTTGTCCTAAAGGTGAACAAATGAAGTCTTTAACTTTTTCTCTAACTTCAAATGCATCTCTATTAGCACTCCCTCCTTGTCTTGGAATtggaattatattatgaactgtatctattaatatagattttgaTAATTGAGTGCTATTTCCAATATTTccatgttgttttataaaattatgtaaaatacaagTAGTCATGATAATTTTGTCAGCATTTTTCGGTAATATTTTCATTCTTCTTGAATAAATACGAAATTTTTGAGTAAGCTGTCCAAAAGTATCTTCTACAACTTTCCTTGCTCTAGAGAGACGGtcattaaattttcttttagtaTTATCAGCATACATTTGAGGACCCGGGTATGGTctcaataaatatgtttttagggGAAATGCTTCGTCGCCAATTATTGTAAACGGGGTTTTTTCACTAGTTCCCGGAAGTGGTTTTCCAtcaggtatatttaatttgtttcgtTCAAGTGCTTTTcc
The Acyrthosiphon pisum isolate AL4f unplaced genomic scaffold, pea_aphid_22Mar2018_4r6ur Scaffold_21608;HRSCAF=24397, whole genome shotgun sequence genome window above contains:
- the LOC103308105 gene encoding protein ALP1-like, whose translation is MALGSSRGAARRSRQKFLATGDSYQTIAFSFRLGYSTVHSIVVEVCTAIIKQLLKEYIPEPKKENWEQISNDFWEIWNFPNCIGALDGKHVVIEAPPNSGSMYYNYKKTFSIVLMALVDAHYKFIAVDIGAYGRNSDGGIFSNSNFGKALERNKLNIPDGKPLPGTSEKTPFTIIGDEAFPLKTYLLRPYPGPQMYADNTKRKFNDRLSRARKVVEDTFGQLTQKFRIYSRRMKILPKNADKIIMTTCILHNFIKQHGNIGNSTQLSKSILIDTVHNIIPIPRQGGSANRDAFEVREKVKDFICSPLGQLPWE